A single Pseudomonas sp. DC1.2 DNA region contains:
- a CDS encoding AI-2E family transporter gives MNETTLQNKSLLVLLVAVTLAFIWILLPFYGAVFWAVILGIVFAPMQRRLQLKFGWKRNLTSLCTLGICVVIAILPVIILSVLLVQEGTTLYKSVESGELDIAGSVTQFKHGLPPYFQHLLDRFGVGELKGLQEKIVKGVMQGSQFFATQAVSVGQVTFDFVVSFFIMLYLLFFFLRDGADLARKIRTAVPLQEHQKRRLQLKFNRVVRATVKGNLLVAITQGALGGLIFWFLDIPSALLWAVLMAFLSLLPAVGAGIVWAPVAVYFLLTGSVWQGVALGLFGVFVIGLVDNVLRPILVGKDTRMPDYLILISTLGGMAIFGLNGFVIGPLIAALFMSSWGIFIETKPRVQLP, from the coding sequence ATGAACGAAACGACACTACAAAATAAATCGCTGCTGGTATTGCTGGTGGCGGTGACCCTGGCCTTTATCTGGATTCTGCTGCCGTTTTACGGCGCGGTGTTCTGGGCCGTCATCCTTGGCATTGTCTTTGCGCCGATGCAGCGCCGGCTGCAACTTAAATTCGGCTGGAAACGCAACCTGACATCCCTGTGTACCTTGGGTATCTGTGTGGTGATCGCGATTTTGCCGGTCATCATTCTGAGCGTCTTGTTGGTTCAGGAAGGGACGACGTTGTACAAGAGTGTCGAAAGCGGTGAGCTGGACATCGCGGGGTCTGTGACGCAGTTCAAGCACGGTTTACCGCCTTACTTCCAGCATTTGCTGGATCGCTTTGGCGTCGGTGAGTTGAAGGGTTTGCAGGAAAAAATCGTCAAGGGGGTAATGCAGGGCAGTCAGTTTTTTGCGACTCAGGCAGTGAGTGTCGGCCAGGTCACTTTCGACTTCGTGGTGAGCTTTTTCATCATGCTGTATCTGCTATTTTTCTTTTTGCGTGACGGCGCTGATCTGGCGCGCAAAATTCGCACCGCTGTGCCATTGCAAGAGCACCAAAAACGCCGGTTGCAGCTCAAGTTCAACCGCGTCGTAAGGGCCACTGTAAAAGGCAATCTGCTGGTAGCGATCACGCAGGGCGCATTAGGCGGTTTGATTTTCTGGTTTTTGGATATCCCCAGCGCGTTGCTCTGGGCAGTATTGATGGCGTTTCTGTCTTTGTTGCCAGCGGTGGGTGCCGGGATCGTCTGGGCGCCGGTGGCGGTGTACTTTCTGCTGACTGGCTCGGTCTGGCAGGGCGTGGCGCTGGGGTTGTTCGGGGTGTTTGTCATCGGCTTGGTGGACAACGTGCTGCGACCGATTCTGGTGGGCAAGGACACGCGTATGCCGGATTACCTGATCCTGATCTCGACCTTGGGCGGGATGGCGATCTTTGGCCTGAACGGGTTTGTGATCGGGCCGTTGATCGCCGCGCTGTTTATGTCGAGCTGGGGGATTTTTATCGAGACCAAGCCGCGCGTTCAGTTGCCTTAA
- the yegQ gene encoding tRNA 5-hydroxyuridine modification protein YegQ, which yields MPLIAPELLAPAGTLKNMRYAFAYGADAVYAGQPRYSLRVRNNEFDHTNLVIGISEAQAQGKRFYVVVNIAPHNAKLKTFLKDLEPVIAMAPDALIMSDPGLIMLVRRHFPQMPIHLSVQANTVNWASVEFWQQQGVSRIILSRELSLEEIAEIRQHVPAMELEVFVHGALCMAYSGRCLLSGYMNKRDANQGSCTNACRWKYTAQEATQNQLGEIVQQQPAVPTLGIGAPTDQVFLLQEANRPDELMPAFEDEHGTYIMNAKDLRAVQHVERLTHIGVSSLKIEGRTKSHFYCARTTQVYRQAIDDAVAGREFDRSLMTDLESLAQRGYTEGFLRRHVHDEYQNYQNGSSVSERQQFVGELTGERRDQLAEVKVKNRFGLGDHLELMTPQGNVHFDLHQLHNAKGEMIQVAPGDGHTVYLPIPDAVDLKYGLLMRDISEN from the coding sequence ATGCCCCTCATCGCTCCTGAATTACTCGCCCCCGCCGGCACCCTGAAAAATATGCGTTATGCCTTCGCCTACGGCGCCGATGCCGTGTATGCCGGGCAGCCGCGCTACAGCTTGCGGGTACGCAACAACGAATTCGATCACACCAACCTGGTCATTGGCATTAGCGAGGCCCAAGCGCAGGGCAAGCGATTTTACGTGGTGGTGAACATCGCGCCGCACAACGCCAAGCTGAAGACGTTTTTGAAAGACCTGGAGCCTGTCATCGCCATGGCCCCAGACGCATTAATCATGTCCGACCCCGGATTGATCATGCTGGTGCGCCGGCATTTCCCGCAGATGCCGATCCACCTGTCGGTGCAAGCCAACACCGTGAACTGGGCCAGCGTCGAGTTCTGGCAGCAACAAGGCGTGAGCCGGATCATCCTGTCCCGGGAACTGTCGCTTGAGGAAATCGCCGAAATACGCCAGCACGTGCCCGCCATGGAGCTGGAGGTGTTTGTCCACGGCGCGCTGTGCATGGCCTACTCCGGTCGCTGCCTGCTGTCCGGCTACATGAATAAACGCGACGCCAACCAGGGCAGTTGCACCAATGCCTGCCGCTGGAAGTACACGGCGCAAGAAGCCACGCAAAACCAGCTCGGTGAGATTGTTCAACAGCAACCGGCGGTGCCGACCCTCGGTATCGGTGCGCCGACCGATCAGGTTTTTCTGTTGCAAGAGGCCAATCGCCCGGACGAACTGATGCCGGCTTTCGAAGACGAACATGGCACCTACATCATGAATGCCAAGGACTTGCGCGCCGTGCAGCATGTTGAGCGCCTGACACACATAGGCGTGTCCTCGCTGAAAATCGAAGGCCGGACCAAATCCCACTTCTATTGCGCACGCACCACACAGGTGTATCGCCAGGCGATTGACGACGCCGTGGCCGGTCGCGAGTTCGACCGCAGCTTGATGACCGACCTGGAATCTTTGGCCCAACGCGGCTACACCGAAGGTTTCCTGCGTCGGCATGTGCATGACGAATACCAGAACTACCAAAACGGCAGTTCGGTGTCGGAACGTCAGCAGTTTGTCGGCGAGTTGACTGGCGAACGGCGTGATCAATTAGCGGAAGTGAAAGTGAAAAACCGCTTTGGCCTAGGCGATCATCTGGAACTGATGACGCCCCAAGGCAATGTCCACTTCGATCTGCATCAATTGCACAACGCCAAAGGCGAGATGATCCAGGTAGCGCCGGGGGATGGGCACACCGTGTACCTACCCATCCCCGACGCGGTGGACCTAAAGTACGGGTTATTGATGCGTGATATCAGCGAGAACTGA
- a CDS encoding FadR/GntR family transcriptional regulator yields the protein MQEDLQAPTRKRSHNLAHDLVAKLTQRILLGQILPGDKLPSENTIVQEHGVSRTVVREAISKLQASGLVETRHGIGTFVIARAAEQGLRLNIDTALGVRSILELRMGLETQAAALAAVRRTAQQLASMRDALDDYQNLLTNNDSCVEADKRFHLLIAEATDNVCFTEIMQHLGSAMIPRTRVNAAERGATDLSKLGQLANLEHEAILNAIKRQDPEAARAAMWLHLSNSRDRFSAPGP from the coding sequence ATGCAAGAAGACCTTCAAGCCCCCACCCGCAAGCGCAGTCACAACTTGGCGCACGACCTGGTGGCCAAACTGACCCAGCGCATCCTGCTCGGCCAGATATTGCCGGGGGACAAACTGCCGTCGGAGAACACGATTGTTCAGGAACACGGGGTCAGTCGCACCGTGGTGCGCGAGGCGATTTCAAAGTTACAGGCGTCTGGGCTGGTAGAAACCCGCCACGGCATCGGCACCTTTGTCATTGCGCGCGCGGCGGAGCAGGGCTTGCGGCTGAACATCGATACGGCGCTGGGGGTGCGCAGCATTCTGGAGTTACGCATGGGCCTGGAAACCCAGGCGGCGGCGCTGGCAGCGGTACGTCGCACGGCACAGCAACTGGCGAGCATGCGCGACGCTCTGGACGACTATCAAAACCTGCTGACCAACAACGACAGCTGTGTTGAGGCCGATAAACGCTTCCATCTGTTGATCGCCGAGGCCACCGACAATGTGTGTTTCACCGAAATCATGCAGCACTTGGGCAGTGCGATGATCCCCCGGACACGGGTTAACGCCGCCGAGCGCGGTGCGACGGACCTGAGCAAGCTTGGGCAGTTGGCCAATCTTGAGCATGAGGCGATTCTCAACGCCATCAAACGTCAGGATCCGGAGGCTGCACGGGCGGCGATGTGGTTGCACCTGAGTAACAGCCGTGATCGGTTTTCAGCGCCTGGGCCCTGA
- a CDS encoding MFS transporter: MNTSISRMDDGDDSVLKSAISKVKRHVLPLFVIMFIVNYIDRVNIGFVRVHMEQDLGIGAAAYGLGAGLFFIGYALFEVPSNILLQKVGARIWLTRIMLTWGLVAACMAFIQNESHFYILRFLLGVAEAGFFPGVIYYFTRWLPGVERGKAIAIFLSGSAVASLISGPLSGVLLQLNGFGLHGWQWMYFIEGMFSVGLCVFVWFWLDSNPHDANWLSREEQDALVNAIDAEQRAREAATPIKPSLGKLLKDRQIILFCLIYFFIQLTIYAATFWLPSIIKKMGDLSDIQVGLFNSIPWLLSIVGMYAFAALSAKWKHQQAWVAAALLIAAAGMFMSTTGGPIFAFVAICFAALGFKSASSLFWPIPQAYLDARIAAGVIALINSVGNLGGFVAPTTFGLLEERTGSIQGGLYGLAATSIIAAIIVFAARNTPKATTTVVVSTPTPNHA; this comes from the coding sequence GTGAATACATCCATATCCAGGATGGACGACGGCGACGATTCAGTCCTGAAATCCGCTATCTCAAAAGTTAAACGCCATGTCCTGCCGCTGTTCGTGATCATGTTCATCGTCAACTACATCGACCGCGTAAACATCGGCTTCGTCCGTGTCCACATGGAGCAGGATTTGGGCATTGGGGCTGCCGCCTACGGCCTCGGTGCCGGTCTGTTCTTCATTGGTTACGCGCTGTTCGAAGTCCCTTCCAACATCCTCCTGCAAAAAGTCGGCGCGCGAATCTGGCTGACCCGCATCATGCTGACCTGGGGCCTGGTGGCCGCCTGCATGGCCTTCATCCAGAACGAAAGCCACTTTTACATTCTGCGTTTTCTGCTCGGCGTGGCCGAGGCCGGTTTTTTTCCGGGCGTGATTTACTACTTCACGCGCTGGCTGCCCGGCGTTGAACGCGGCAAGGCGATTGCGATTTTTCTCAGCGGCTCGGCGGTTGCATCGCTGATCTCCGGTCCGCTGTCGGGGGTGCTACTGCAACTCAACGGCTTCGGGCTACACGGCTGGCAGTGGATGTATTTCATTGAGGGCATGTTCTCCGTGGGCCTGTGCGTATTCGTCTGGTTCTGGCTCGACTCCAACCCCCATGACGCTAACTGGCTCAGCCGCGAAGAACAGGATGCGCTGGTCAATGCTATCGACGCCGAACAACGGGCGCGCGAAGCCGCAACACCGATCAAACCGTCGCTGGGCAAACTGCTCAAGGATCGCCAGATCATCCTGTTCTGCCTGATCTACTTTTTCATCCAACTGACGATCTATGCCGCCACCTTCTGGCTGCCGAGCATCATCAAGAAAATGGGCGACCTCAGCGATATTCAGGTCGGGCTGTTCAATTCGATCCCGTGGCTGCTGTCGATTGTCGGCATGTACGCCTTCGCCGCGCTATCAGCCAAATGGAAACACCAGCAAGCCTGGGTCGCGGCAGCACTGTTGATCGCAGCGGCAGGGATGTTCATGTCCACCACCGGCGGACCGATCTTCGCCTTCGTCGCCATCTGCTTCGCCGCACTGGGTTTCAAATCAGCCTCATCGCTGTTCTGGCCAATTCCACAGGCTTACCTGGATGCACGCATCGCCGCTGGTGTCATCGCGCTGATCAACTCGGTGGGCAATCTCGGCGGCTTCGTTGCACCGACCACCTTCGGCCTTTTGGAAGAACGCACAGGTTCTATCCAGGGCGGACTCTATGGCTTGGCTGCAACGTCAATCATCGCCGCGATCATCGTTTTTGCCGCGCGCAACACACCGAAAGCGACGACCACAGTGGTCGTCAGCACCCCCACGCCAAACCATGCCTGA
- the gudD gene encoding glucarate dehydratase yields MQAQDAAKAPIITSMQVVPVAGHDGMLLNLSGAHGPFFTRNIVILKDNAGHTGVGEIPGGERIRQTLEDARSLVIGSPIGTYQKILNQVRKTFADRDAGGRGLQTFDLRITIHAVTGLEAALLDLLGQHLGVPVAALLGEGQQRDEVKMLGYLFYVGDRQQTDLAYHSEPDADNDWFRVRHETAMNADAVVRLAVAAHARYGFKDFKLKGGVLSGDEEIEAVTALAERFPDARITLDPNGAWSLQEAIRLCRDQHHVLAYAEDPCGAESGYSGREVMAEFRRATGLKTATNMIATDWREMGHAIQLQSVDIPLADPHFWTMQGSVRVAQMCHEWGLTWGSHSNNHFDISLAMFTHVAAAAPGEITAIDTHWIWQDGQRLTRAPLQIISGCVQVPKKPGLGVELDMDQLAKAHELYRSMGLGARDDSVAMQFLIPGWKFDNKRPCLVR; encoded by the coding sequence ATGCAAGCACAAGACGCTGCAAAGGCCCCGATCATCACCAGCATGCAAGTGGTTCCGGTGGCGGGTCATGACGGCATGCTACTGAACCTAAGCGGTGCCCACGGGCCGTTCTTCACGCGCAACATCGTGATCCTCAAGGACAACGCCGGCCACACCGGCGTCGGTGAAATACCCGGCGGCGAGCGCATTCGCCAGACACTGGAAGACGCCCGCAGCCTGGTTATCGGCAGCCCCATCGGCACCTACCAAAAGATCCTCAACCAAGTACGCAAGACGTTTGCCGATCGTGATGCTGGCGGGCGTGGCCTGCAAACCTTCGACCTGCGCATCACCATTCACGCCGTCACCGGCCTGGAAGCCGCCCTGCTCGACTTGCTCGGCCAACACTTGGGCGTCCCTGTGGCCGCACTGCTCGGCGAAGGTCAGCAGCGCGATGAAGTAAAAATGCTCGGTTACCTGTTTTATGTCGGTGATCGCCAGCAGACCGACCTTGCCTACCACAGTGAACCCGACGCCGATAATGACTGGTTTCGCGTGCGTCACGAAACCGCCATGAATGCCGACGCCGTGGTGCGCCTCGCGGTCGCAGCCCACGCCCGCTATGGCTTCAAGGATTTCAAACTCAAGGGCGGGGTACTGAGCGGAGACGAAGAAATCGAAGCCGTCACCGCCCTGGCCGAACGTTTCCCCGACGCCCGCATCACCCTAGATCCAAACGGTGCCTGGTCATTGCAAGAAGCCATACGGCTGTGCCGGGATCAGCATCATGTACTGGCTTACGCCGAAGACCCGTGTGGGGCTGAAAGCGGTTACTCCGGGCGCGAAGTCATGGCCGAATTCCGCCGTGCCACGGGCCTGAAAACCGCCACCAATATGATCGCCACCGACTGGCGGGAAATGGGCCATGCCATTCAGTTGCAATCGGTGGATATCCCCTTGGCCGACCCGCACTTCTGGACGATGCAGGGTTCGGTGCGCGTGGCGCAGATGTGCCATGAATGGGGCCTGACCTGGGGCTCGCACTCCAACAATCACTTCGACATTTCCCTGGCCATGTTCACCCACGTTGCTGCTGCCGCACCGGGTGAAATCACTGCCATCGACACCCATTGGATCTGGCAGGACGGCCAGCGCCTGACCCGCGCCCCGCTGCAAATCATTAGCGGCTGCGTGCAAGTGCCGAAAAAGCCAGGGCTGGGTGTCGAACTGGACATGGATCAGTTGGCCAAGGCCCATGAGCTGTACCGAAGCATGGGCCTGGGTGCGCGGGATGACAGCGTGGCCATGCAGTTTCTGATTCCTGGCTGGAAGTTCGACAACAAACGACCGTGCCTGGTGCGCTAG